From the genome of Amycolatopsis sp. NBC_01488, one region includes:
- a CDS encoding muconolactone Delta-isomerase family protein, which produces MEFLVDMTTTVPPGTSDETVADTRRRESARSKELAAQGHLLRLWKPPEGPGEWRTIGLFAAAGEAELRQVLESMPLHAWMAVAVTPVEPHPSDPGVGRP; this is translated from the coding sequence ATGGAGTTCCTCGTCGACATGACGACCACGGTCCCGCCGGGCACGAGCGACGAGACAGTCGCGGACACGCGACGGCGCGAAAGCGCGCGGAGCAAGGAACTGGCGGCGCAAGGCCACCTCCTGCGGCTCTGGAAGCCGCCGGAGGGGCCGGGCGAGTGGCGCACGATCGGGCTGTTCGCCGCGGCCGGCGAGGCCGAGCTGCGGCAGGTGCTCGAGTCGATGCCGCTGCACGCCTGGATGGCGGTGGCGGTGACGCCGGTCGAGCCGCACCCGAGCGACCCCGGCGTCGGCCGCCCCTGA
- a CDS encoding SgcJ/EcaC family oxidoreductase, translating into MDILTEVLDAWKSAVDAHDPDRVAASFTEDAIFQGLHPYSVGRDSVAAYYDSQPLGMTADYRILETRRLAEDVVLGYSSVDFGFTDRPTLSVHLSVIVRRAGDAWLIAHYQVSRL; encoded by the coding sequence ATGGACATCCTCACGGAAGTGCTGGACGCCTGGAAGTCCGCGGTCGACGCGCACGACCCGGACCGGGTGGCGGCGTCCTTCACCGAGGACGCGATCTTCCAGGGCCTGCACCCCTACAGCGTGGGCCGGGACAGCGTGGCCGCCTACTACGACTCCCAGCCGCTCGGCATGACGGCGGACTACCGCATCCTGGAGACCCGGCGCCTCGCCGAAGACGTGGTCCTCGGGTATTCGAGCGTGGACTTCGGCTTCACCGACCGGCCGACGCTCTCGGTGCACCTGAGCGTGATCGTCCGCCGGGCCGGAGACGCCTGGCTGATCGCCCACTATCAGGTCTCGCGGCTCTGA
- a CDS encoding SDR family NAD(P)-dependent oxidoreductase, with amino-acid sequence MNIQKVAVVTGASQGIGAAVVEAYRKLGYAVVANSRSITPPGDAGILAVAGDIADPAVGARVIDRALATFGRVDTLVNNAGVFVGKPFTEYTEADFDLVTGVNLRGFFTVTQRAVAAMLETGGGHVVNVTTSLTDHANSAVPSALASLTKGGLNAVTKSLAIEYAARGVRVNAVSLGIIRTPMHPPSTHDALAGLHPLGRMGDTGDIADAVVYLEGAPFVTGEILHVDGGQSAGH; translated from the coding sequence ATGAACATCCAGAAGGTCGCGGTCGTCACCGGCGCCTCGCAGGGCATCGGCGCGGCCGTGGTCGAGGCGTACCGGAAGCTCGGCTACGCCGTGGTCGCGAACTCACGGTCCATCACCCCGCCGGGCGACGCCGGGATCCTGGCCGTCGCGGGCGACATCGCCGACCCGGCCGTCGGCGCCCGCGTGATCGACCGGGCGCTGGCGACGTTCGGCCGCGTCGACACGCTGGTCAACAACGCCGGCGTCTTCGTCGGGAAGCCGTTCACCGAGTACACCGAGGCCGACTTCGACCTCGTGACCGGCGTGAACCTGCGCGGGTTCTTCACGGTCACCCAACGCGCCGTCGCCGCGATGCTGGAGACCGGCGGCGGGCACGTCGTCAACGTCACCACCAGCCTGACCGACCACGCGAACAGCGCGGTGCCGTCGGCGCTGGCGTCGCTGACGAAGGGTGGCCTGAACGCGGTCACGAAGTCCCTGGCCATCGAGTACGCCGCGCGGGGTGTCCGCGTCAACGCCGTGTCACTCGGCATCATCCGCACCCCGATGCACCCTCCCTCGACGCACGACGCGCTCGCCGGCCTGCACCCGCTCGGGCGGATGGGCGACACCGGCGACATCGCCGACGCGGTCGTCTACCTGGAGGGCGCGCCGTTCGTCACCGGCGAGATCCTGCACGTCGACGGCGGCCAGAGCGCGGGACACTGA
- a CDS encoding LysR family transcriptional regulator: MELRQLRYFVAVATELNFGRAAERLRIAGPSLSQQIKALERDLGVRLFDRDRRSVTLTECGESLLPRVLALLEQADELRRAAAGIAAHEPVRLGYVNWRPADLLDRVAGVAHLHVDTWVLPSHAQLRRVAEQSIDLAICWARTADLAEHDLAAHLLGADRLHAIGTGTADVPAQDVVVLVDDDTASWASWNLFAAEFARVTGAEVVRTHDGGVTGPAFFDHVRRLRRPVLNSPKGQTTPVPPDLARRPVTGPAPLWTWSLVARRDETRAPVLATVEALTRDVAALDLDTGWVPADDPHAALSRTPAPPRPATRSTSSAAPGTPR; encoded by the coding sequence ATGGAGCTACGCCAGCTTCGGTACTTCGTGGCCGTCGCCACCGAACTGAACTTCGGCCGGGCCGCGGAGCGGCTGCGCATCGCCGGGCCGTCGCTGTCCCAGCAGATCAAGGCGCTCGAACGCGACCTCGGCGTCCGCCTCTTCGACCGCGACCGCCGGTCGGTGACGCTCACCGAGTGCGGCGAGTCGCTGCTGCCGCGGGTCCTCGCGCTGCTGGAGCAGGCGGACGAGCTGCGCCGCGCGGCGGCCGGGATCGCCGCGCACGAGCCGGTGCGGCTGGGATACGTCAACTGGCGCCCCGCCGACCTGCTCGACCGCGTGGCGGGCGTCGCGCACCTGCACGTCGACACGTGGGTGCTGCCCTCGCACGCCCAGCTGCGCCGGGTCGCCGAGCAGAGCATCGACCTGGCGATCTGCTGGGCGCGGACGGCCGACCTGGCCGAGCACGACCTGGCGGCCCACCTGCTCGGCGCGGACCGCCTCCACGCGATCGGCACCGGGACCGCCGACGTGCCCGCGCAGGACGTCGTCGTGCTCGTCGACGACGACACCGCCAGCTGGGCGTCGTGGAACCTCTTCGCCGCGGAGTTCGCCCGGGTCACCGGCGCCGAAGTCGTGCGCACCCACGACGGCGGCGTCACCGGCCCGGCGTTCTTCGATCACGTCCGCCGGCTGCGCCGTCCGGTGCTCAACTCCCCGAAGGGCCAGACGACGCCGGTTCCGCCGGACCTCGCCCGCCGGCCGGTGACCGGGCCGGCTCCGCTGTGGACGTGGTCACTGGTGGCCCGCCGCGACGAAACCCGCGCGCCGGTCCTCGCGACGGTCGAGGCGCTCACCCGGGACGTCGCCGCGCTCGACCTCGACACCGGGTGGGTGCCCGCGGACGACCCGCACGCGGCGCTCAGCCGAACGCCCGCACCGCCACGTCCTGCCACGCGGTCCACGTCTTCAGCCGCTCCTGGTACTCCTCGGTGA
- a CDS encoding SDR family NAD(P)-dependent oxidoreductase — protein MIWFITGSSKGFGRHWTEAALDRGDRVAATARTPADLDDLAERYGDAVLPLELDVTDRDAAFAAVRRAADHFGGLDVVVNNAGYGHFGRVEELGEDDVRAQLETNFFGALWVTQAALPILRAQRRGHIVQVTSEGGVLAFPGIGAYHASKWALEGLSQSLAQEVAEFGIHVTNLEPGPYATDWLSVGSRRSTPNPDYPAAGEGHWDVGDPHATRAAILALVDAADPPLRMFLGKSLPAVTEEYQERLKTWTAWQDVAVRAFG, from the coding sequence ATGATCTGGTTCATCACAGGCTCCTCGAAGGGCTTCGGCCGCCACTGGACCGAAGCCGCCCTCGACCGCGGCGACCGGGTCGCCGCCACCGCACGCACTCCTGCTGACCTCGACGACCTCGCCGAGCGGTACGGCGACGCGGTCCTCCCGCTCGAGCTCGACGTCACCGACCGCGACGCCGCGTTCGCCGCGGTCCGGCGCGCCGCAGACCATTTCGGCGGCTTGGACGTCGTGGTCAACAACGCCGGCTACGGCCACTTCGGCCGCGTCGAGGAACTCGGCGAAGACGACGTCCGCGCCCAGCTGGAGACCAACTTCTTCGGCGCGCTCTGGGTCACGCAGGCGGCGCTGCCGATCCTGCGCGCGCAGCGTCGCGGGCACATCGTCCAGGTCACCAGCGAGGGCGGCGTGCTCGCGTTCCCGGGCATCGGCGCCTACCACGCGTCGAAGTGGGCACTGGAAGGCCTTTCCCAGTCGCTGGCGCAGGAAGTCGCGGAGTTCGGCATCCACGTCACCAACCTGGAGCCGGGGCCGTACGCGACCGACTGGCTGAGCGTGGGCTCGCGGCGGAGCACACCCAACCCGGACTACCCGGCCGCCGGCGAAGGCCACTGGGACGTCGGCGACCCGCACGCCACCCGGGCGGCGATCCTCGCGCTCGTCGACGCCGCCGACCCGCCGCTGCGGATGTTCCTCGGCAAGTCGCTGCCCGCGGTCACCGAGGAGTACCAGGAGCGGCTGAAGACGTGGACCGCGTGGCAGGACGTGGCGGTGCGGGCGTTCGGCTGA
- a CDS encoding LysR family transcriptional regulator, whose product MGEVTLTGLRVVREVAATGSFTAAAASLGYTQSAISRQVAMMEAAAGTALFERHARGVRPSPAGALLARHATTALAVVDTAEQELAGLRDRLAGRLLIGVFPAAAAVLVPRALAVLRTRHPGLVVTLDEGATPALLARLRGGRTEVVVIGVGEGLPGYDLAGLHQDVLTEDDLRVAVPAGHRLAHRRPVDVADLRDETWIVGRGGRGEPQFGAWPTLDEPRVGHAVRSWTTRLGMVAAGLGIALLPGVAAASVPAGVVVVPVEDPAWRGRSAVVLTRPGRSAGATAVVDALREQAAEMRG is encoded by the coding sequence ATGGGAGAAGTGACGCTGACCGGCTTGCGAGTCGTCCGCGAAGTGGCGGCCACGGGCTCGTTCACCGCGGCGGCCGCGTCGCTCGGCTACACGCAGTCCGCCATCTCGCGGCAGGTCGCGATGATGGAAGCCGCCGCGGGCACGGCGTTGTTCGAGCGGCACGCCCGCGGCGTACGGCCGAGCCCGGCCGGGGCGCTCCTGGCCCGGCACGCCACCACCGCGCTCGCCGTCGTCGACACGGCGGAGCAGGAACTGGCGGGCCTGCGCGACCGGCTGGCGGGGCGGCTGTTGATCGGTGTCTTCCCGGCCGCGGCGGCGGTCCTGGTCCCCCGCGCGCTCGCCGTCCTGCGCACCCGGCACCCCGGGCTGGTGGTCACCCTCGACGAGGGGGCGACCCCGGCGCTGCTCGCGCGGCTGCGCGGCGGGCGCACCGAGGTCGTGGTGATCGGGGTCGGCGAGGGGCTGCCCGGCTACGACCTCGCGGGCCTGCACCAGGACGTCCTGACCGAGGACGACCTGCGCGTCGCCGTCCCGGCCGGGCACCGGCTCGCGCACCGGCGGCCGGTGGACGTCGCCGACCTGCGCGACGAGACGTGGATCGTAGGCCGCGGCGGCCGCGGAGAGCCGCAGTTCGGCGCGTGGCCGACCCTGGACGAACCCCGGGTCGGCCACGCGGTCCGCAGCTGGACGACGCGGCTGGGGATGGTGGCGGCCGGGCTGGGGATCGCGCTGCTGCCGGGCGTGGCGGCCGCGTCGGTACCGGCGGGGGTCGTGGTCGTCCCCGTCGAGGATCCGGCCTGGCGCGGCCGATCGGC